A stretch of Homo sapiens chromosome 12, GRCh38.p14 Primary Assembly DNA encodes these proteins:
- the CEP83 gene encoding centrosomal protein of 83 kDa isoform f (isoform f is encoded by transcript variant 15), whose translation MKLQIARLEEDKEELRNQLLNVDLTKDSKRVEQLAREKVYLCQKLKGLEAEVAELKAEKENSEAQVENAQRIQVRQLAEMQATVRSLEAEKQSANLRAERLEKELQSSSEQNTFLINKLHKAEREINTLSSKVKELKHSNKLEITDIKLETARAKSELERERNKIQSELDGNM comes from the exons atTGCAAGACTGGAGGAAGATAAAGAAGAACTACGTAACCAGCTGCTTAATGTTGATCTCACAAAAGACAGCAAACGAGTGGAACAACTTGCTCGAGAAAAAGTCTATTTGTGTCAAAAATTAAAAGGTTTAGAGGCTGAAGTAGCGGAATTAAAGGCTGAAAAGGAGAATTCTGAGGCTCAGGTGGAAAATGCCCAAAGAATACAGGTGCGGCAGTTGGCTGAGATGCAGGCTACAGTCAGATCCCTGGAG GCTGAAAAACAATCAGCTAATTTACGGGCAGAACGTTTGGAAAAAGAGCTACAATcaagcagtgaacaaaatacctttttaattaataaattgcATAAAGCTGAAcgagaaataaatacattgtcCAGTAAA GTAAAAGAACTTAAACATTCAAACAAACTGGAAATAACAGACATCAAACTGGAGACAGCAAGAGCTAAGAGTGAgctagaaagagaaaggaataagatTCAAAGTGAACTGGATGGTAATATGTGA